GCGCCAGGCGAGCAATTGTCCGCCCAGGAAGGCCACCGATGTCAGCGCACCTGTGAGAAGAGCAAGCCGGAGATTGTCAAGTCGTCCCTTGTGTGCGGCAGACACGGCGCCCTGCAGCGCCATGCTCGCCAGCACCAGCATTGCGGTGTTGAGCCACAGTATCCTCGGCACCGGAGCGGCCTGCCAGTCGGCATAGACCATGCGCATGAAATAGGCGCTGATCAGGAGCGCAAACAGCGCGCCTACCACTGCAAGGAACACACCAAGCCCGATCTTGGCCGGGTGCATGAGCGACGCTTCCGTTTCGGGAAACGCCGTCACCGGCCCCGCCTCCAGCCATGGCTTGGACATCAGCCGCTGGCGCGACAGCCACCAGCCGACTATAGCGGCTATTGCGGCGAGGAATATCACGATCGCGCTCATGTACTGCCGCCCCGTGTCAATGGGTTTGGATCGTTCTGCGGAATAAAGTCTTCCGGCGCGCCTGGTACGCTGTAGTCGTAGGCCCAGCGATAGACCACCGGCAACTCCTTGCCGAAGTTGCCGTGCGGGGGCGGCGTGCCTGCCGTCTGCCATTCCAGCGTCGTCGCCCGCCAAGGGTTATCGCCGGCTGGTCGGCCATGCCGGATGCTCCACAGGAGATTGAACAGGAACACCATCTGGGCGAAGCCGACCGTCAGCGCGGCAATGGTGATGAATTCGTTCAGCGTATGCACCGACGGCGGGACAAAGGCAGTGTCGCCGATCTCGGGATAGCGCCGCGGCACGCCGACCAGCCCGACATAATGCATCGGGAAGAAGATCATATAGGCGCCGAGGAAGGTCACCCAGAAATGGAAGCGGCCCATCGCTTCGTTAAGCATCCTACCGGTGACCTTGGGGTACCAATGATAGATCGCGCCAAAGACGACGAGTATCGGCGCCACGCCCATCACCATGTGGAAATGAGCGACCACGAACATCGTTTGCGCCAGCGGGACGTCGACCACCACGTTCCCGAGGAACAGGCCGGTCAACCCACCATTGACGAAGGTGACGATGAAGGCGAGCGCAAACAGCATCGGGATCGTCAGGTGGATGTCGCCGCGCCACAGCGTTAGCACCCAGTTGTAGACCTTGATGGCGGTGGGAATGGCGATGATCAGCGTGGTGGTAGCGAAAAAGAAGCCGAAATAGGGATGCATGCCCGAGACATACATATGATGCGCCCAGACGACGAAGGAGAGTGCGCCGATGCTAATGATCGCCCACACCATCATGCGATAGCCGAAGATGTTCTTGCGCGCATGCGTACTGATGAGATCGGAGACGATGCCGAAAGCGGGCAGCGCCACGATGTAGACTTCGGGATGGCCGAAGAACCAGAACAGGTGCTGGAACATGATCGGGCTTCCACCGTCGTGCGGGAGCGGGGTGGTGCCCATCTCCACGATCGCAGGCATGAAGAAGCTCGAGCCGATCACCCGGTCGAACAGCATCATGACGCAAGCGACGAAGAGTGCGGGGAAAGCAAGCAGCGCCATCACCGTGGCCGTGAAAATACCCCAGACAGTCAGCGGCAGGCGCATCAACGTCATACCACGCGTGCGCCCCTGAAGCACGGTCACCACATAGTTGAGGCCGCCCATGGTGAAGCCGATGATGAACAGGATCAGCGAAACGAGCATCAGGATGATGCCCCAGTCCTGCCCGCCGGGCGTGCCCGAGGTGATGGCCTGCGGCGGATAGAGCGTCCAACCCGCGCCCGTCGGCCCGCCCGGCGCAAAGAAGCTGCCAACCAGCACCAGAACAGCGAGCAGGTAGATCCAGTAGCTCAGCATGTTGACATAGGGAAACACCATGTCGCGTGCGCCGACCATCAACGGGATCAGATAGTTGCCAAAACCGCCAAGGAAGAGCGCGGTCAGGAGATAGATCACCATGATCATGCCGTGCATGGTCATGAACTGATAGTAGATTTCCGGCGTGATGGACGTGAACGTGTCGGGGAAACCAAGCTTCAGACGCATCAGCCAGGACAGCACCAGCGCGACAAGGCCAATCGCTGTCGCCGTGCCTGCATACTGGATGGCGATGACCTTGGCGTCCTGCGAGAAGACGTATTTCGTCCACCAACTGTGCGGATGATAGAGCTCAACCTCAGCCACTTCTGCGGCCGGAATGAGGCCAGCTCCATGAGGCGTGATGTCAACCATTGGTGCACTTCCTCGCTCGTTTCCGTCTCCGGCAAGGCAACCTCCTGGGCCGCCTCGCCCAATACCTTTCCCTAGTCGGCCTTGGCCTTTGCCGGCTCGACAAGCGCGCCTGTCTTGGCGGGCGCCGACAGTTGGGCAAAAGTCGACTGCTGCTGCAGCCAGGCCAGATAATCCTGTTCGGTGTCGACCTTCACCACGCCGCGCATGAACGCATGGCCGACACCGCAAAGCTGGGAGCAAAGAACCTCGAACGTTCCAGTCCGTGTCGGGGTAAACCAGAAATAGGTGACCGTGCCCGGAACCATGTCCATCTTGGCGCGGAACTCCGGCACGTAGAAATCGTGTATTACGTCGATCGAGCGCAGCAACATTTTGACCGGCTTGCCGACCTGCAGATGGAGGTCGGCCGCCACGACCACGACATCGTCCTGACCGTTGCGATCCTGCGGATTGATGCCGAGCGGATTGTCCGGACTGATAAGCTTGGCATTCGACGTGCCGAGCTTGCCATCCGCACCGGGCAAACGGAAGCTCCATTGCCATTGCTGCGCGAAGACCTCGACCTCAGTCGCGTCCTTGGGAACGGTGACGAACTGGCTCCACACGAACAGGCCGGGCGCCAGCAATGCCGCGACGCCGGCAGCGGTGACCACGGTCAGCCAGGATTCGAGCTTTCTGCTTTCGGGCTCGTAGGCCGCTTTTTGCCCTTCCTTGTGCCGGAAGCGGTAAACGCAATAGGCCATGAACAGGACGACGGCGGAGAAGACCGTCCCGGTGATCCAGAAAGTGATGACAAGAGTGCTGTCGATATAGCCCCAGTTAGAGGCTATCGGCGTTGACCACCAAGGGCTCAGCACATGGAACAGCACCGAGCCGACAACAATCAGAACGAGTACGAGCGCTATGGCCATCCTCGGTTCCTCCGGCATTCCGAGGGACGCAGTCCCGTAGGAAGGCCACGCGCATCATAGCGCCATTTGCCTCAGAAATACTAGGGGATGAGGTCGGCTAGGGGCCACGTCACATTTGCAGAGAGCGATAAGCTGGTGGAAAACTCCTCCGCAACTTGTGCGATGATTTTGGCGGCCAACCTATAACGGCATGACTGACAGACTCCTCCCGGTTGGGTTGAATCCCGGCAGATGCTCATGCGCGCCGAATTTGGGGAGCTCGAACGCAGGACATCACGCGGCCGTGACATGATGGTGGAAAGCAGCCAACCGGCCACGCTTTCGCCATCCGAACGAAGTTGATAGACTCGGTTCGACTCCCACTACAGCGCCCGAACCGGGCAGAACAAGGAAACTCCCATGGCTTCGACGACCGTAGCGTTGGTCTGGTATCTGGTAATCGCCGGCCCAGGGGGCGGTATGGCCGTTCTCCCCAGCACCTTCGACAAGCGCGAACAGTGCACCGCCGCCGTCGCCGAGTATCAGAAGCAGCCGACGCCGGCTGGCTGGTCGCTGCAGTGCGTGCCGAGCGCGTCGCCGTTTACCGACGAAGGCGACAACGAAGTCCCTTCGGCGCAGTAAGCATACGGCGGGAAATCGCCACGCTGCGTGTGATTGCCGAAGCCGCGGTCACACGCATTTCAATGGCTGGCGCCCGCACTTCAGCGTTTTGCGCTCACCGTCAGTTCCGGTTTCTGGTTGATGGTCTGGAACACCACGCAGTAGCGTTCTGTCAGTTTCAGCAGCGCGTCTATGCGCTCCTGCGGCTCATTGGTGTCGAGGCCGAATTTCAGCCTGATGGCGCGGAAACCAACGGGTGCATCCCTGGCCACGCCAAGGGTACCGCGAAAGTCGAGGTCGCCTTCAGCCTCGACCGTGGCGGCGCCGAGCTTGAATTCCAACGCCGTCGCCACCGCCTTCAGCGTCACGCCGGCGCAGGCCACCAATGCCTCGAGCAGCATGTCGCCTGAGCACAGCTCAAGCCCAGATCCACCGGTCGCCGGGTGCAGTCCCGCGACAGCAAGCGCCCTGCCCGTCTCGACCTTGCAGGCGATCGACTGGTCGTCGATCGAACCTCTGGCCCTGAGCGTGACCAGGGCGCGCTCGGCGTCGTCGCGATAGGCCTCCTTCAACGGCGCCTGCATGGCCTTCAATCCGGTCGCGTCCATTTCCAATCCTTTCAGCAGCGCTTCCTGTCATGTTCGCACAGGGCATTGTCACCGTGGATGCCGTCGGTCCAGCCACATGGAGACAACCGAGGATGTGCAGGCATCCCAACCTGATGCAACTCCCTGCCCCAACGCAAGCCCGCCGCTGGCGTAGCGCGCCTGCGTTTTTCACCCGTATAGCGTATCCATGCGAAGCCCGGTTTTCAAAGCCTTCGCAGTGCTTCTCGGCAATCATTTCTCTGAACAGGCCCGTGCCGCATGGCCGACATCGCCATTCTTGAAACACGTGAAAGGGTGCTTGCAGGCATCCTGTTCACGGGCGCGGCCTATTTCCTGTTTTCCACGCAGGATGCATCGATCAAGCTTCTGGTCGTGGGCATGACGGTCTGGCAGATCATGTTCTTTCGCAGCATCACGATCCTGGTCGGATGTGCGGCAATTGGCGGGCGTCGCCTGTTCGAGGACACGGTGCGCTCGTCCGTCCTCCGGCCAATGTTCTTGCGCAGCGTGTTCACGCTGGCTGCCTGGATCTGCTTCTACAATGCCGCCAAGACCATGCAGCTGGCCGAACTCACCACCATCTATTACGCCGCCCCGATCATCATCACGGTGCTTTCGGTGGTGATGCTTGGTGAGAAGGTTCCTGCCCTGCGCTGGCTGGCCGTGTTCATCGGCTTCGCCGGCGTCTTCGTCGCCTGCGACCCGACCCGTCTCGGACTGTCCATGCCGGTGCTGCTGGTGCTGGCCGCGGCGATCTTGTGGGCCATCGCCATCATTTTGATGCGCAAGACCTCGCTGGCCGAGCGCACGATGATCCAGCTCGTCTTGAACAACACCTTCTTCCTGGCGTTTTCGGCCGTTCCGACCTTTTTTCTATGGCAAGCAATGACATGGGACCAGTTGCTGTTGTTGATCGCCGTCGGCGCGCTGGGCGGGATCGCCCAGTATCTTCTGTTCGAAGGCATGAAGCGCGCGCCTGTTTCGATTTTGGCACCGCTCGAATACACTTCGCTGATCTGGTCCTTCGCGCTGGGTTTCGCGATATGGGGCGATGTACCGCGCCCCGAAGTGTTCATCGGCGCGGCAATCATCGTGTCCGCCGGCCTGGTGATTGTCGCCAACGAGCGTTTTCGCAAGTGGGCGTAAAACCCTGCGGGGAATTCGCGCGCAATAATTGATCCCTGCTGACAGCAGGGTGTCAGTACGGGCCGGACTAGTATCCGCCATGGCGAAAGGTTCTTGAGCATGCAAGGCAATAGCAGCCCATCCACCGAGCAAACCCTTGGCATCATCCTGGTGTCGGCATCGGCAGCCGTGTTCGCCCTTACCGGGGTGCTGACCAAATCCATCCGCGCCGATCCGCTGACCATCATCTGCTGGCGTGGCTTTGTCGGCTCGATCCTGATCACGCTCTACGTACTGTGGCGTCGACAGCGCTCCGGCGGGCAGGAGAGCCTGCGGCTCGGCTGGCGCGGCTGGCTGCTGGCGGTCGAGGGAGCCCTGGCGAGCATTGCCTTCATCTGCGCCTTCAAGTTCACCTTTGTCGCCAATGTGGCGATCATCTACGCCACAGCGCCCTTCGTCACCGCCCTGCTCGCCTTTGCACTGGTCAGGGAGCGGTTTCGCCCGCAGACGATGATCGCCGCCGCGGTATCGCTCTGCGGCGTCGCGATCATGGTCTGGTCCGGTTTCGGCACCGGCAATCTGTTCGGCGACTTTCTGGCGTTGCTGATGACGATCGGCAGCGCGCTCTACATGATCATGGTCCGCGCCTTCCGCGAGACGCCGGTGGTATGGGCGGGCGCAGTGTCGGCGTTCCTTCTGTTCGTGCTCGGCTGGTTCGTCACCGACCCGCTGGCGGTTTCACCAAGGGACGCCGTCCTGCTCGTGACATTCGGCGCATCCTTCGCGCTGTCGTCCATCTTGTGGACGGAGGGGGCTCGGCTCATCCCGGCCCCCGAATCCGGCCTGCTCGGCTCGGCCGAAGTGCCTTTCGCCATCCTGTTTGCCTTCCTGTTCCTGGCCGAGATTCCGCCCGCCGCCAGCATTATCGGTGGCGCCATCGTGCTGTGCGCTGTGTTCGCCCATGCCGGACGTGACTGGCTCATGGCAAGGCAACAGCGCGCAACCGTCTCGGTTTGAAAAATTTCGCAACGTCACGGAACCATCACCGGTTTCAGGCATTGTTGTCGTGACGGGCACCCCAAGTCCCCCCAAACCCCTTGCCCGTCCTACCTCCAGCCGACCGCAAGGTCGGCTTTTTCTTTGCCTCAGCCGAAGCCACCTGACGAGGCGAGGTTGCCGCTGATCAACGCCGCCAGATCTCGGGCTGGGGATTGCGCCTCGCCGCGCAGCCTTATGGCGAATTCGGCAATGGGAACCGGGGGCAGGCCAAGATCGCGCGGCGCCCTGACGATCCCGGAATACGCGAACCGTGCCGTTCTCAGCGTCAACGCGATGCCAGCATTCACCGCCGTGCGCAGGCCGGCCAGGCTGGCGCTGGTGGCGGCTATCCGGTAGTGGCGCCCAGCAGCATCAAGAGTGGCGATCGCGGCATCGCGAAAACCGCAATGCGGATCGAGCAGCGCCAACGGCACCTCGTCCTGCCGCGAAACCAACCCCTTTTGCGAACACAGCCAGACCATTGGCTCCCTGAGCACGCCGACTTCATCCGGCGTTGGGAACTGGCGCATGGCGATCGTCAGATCGAGAAGGCCGGACTGCAGCGCTTGCGCAAGTTCAACCGAGCGGCCGACACGCAGCTCGATCCTGACACGCGGATGGCTGACGGCGAAGGCCCTGAGCAGATTGGGCAAGCCGCTATCGGCGAAATCCTGCGTTGTGCCGATAGCGAGGCGGCCGTCGGCTCGCGCACCCTTGAGCGCAAGCCACGCCTCGCTGTGTACGGAAAGGATACGGCGCGCATGGCCGACAAGATCTTCGCCGGCGGGTGTCAGGCCGCGCCCCCGCCCCTGCGGCATCAACAGCGGCTCGCCGACGATCTCCTCAAGTCGTTGCATCTGCGCCGTCACCGCCGAGGGCGTGCGGCCGACCATCGATGCCGCCTGTGCCAACGAGCCGCCATCGACGAAGGCGAGGAACGTTCTGAGAAGGTCGGGATCAAACAACTGCATACTTCGACAATATCGAATCTTCACTTAAAAACAATTCGATTTTTTTGACTCAAAGATGGCGGCATAGTGCTTCCAACGGCAATCGCACGCTGCTCAACCAAGGAGAAGGAAAATGCCAATCATCAACATCAGCGTGACCGGCAAGCCCGACGCCGCTCTGTCCGCCAGGATCGCCAAGGAAGTGACCGGGATCACCGCCACGCAGTTGCGCAAGGATCCAACGATTACCGCGGTCGCCATATCCTACGTCGATCCGCAGCACTGGTTCGCGGGCGGCAAGTCACTGGCCCGGCATGGCGCAAACACCTTCTGGCTGGACATCAAGGTGGTCGACGGCACCAATACCAAGCTCGAGCTGGAAGCCTATCTTGAGGCGATCTTCGCTGCTTTCAGCCACTTGCTGGGCACGGTGCACGAGGAAAGCTATGCCTTCGTGCACGAAGTGCCGGCCGCCGCCTATGGCTATGGCGGCAAGACGCAGGAGTTCCGCTTCATCAGCGGGAGGTTGAAGGCTGCTTGAGCGCCTTCTTCCCGCATTGACGTTGACCCCACATCGTCTAGGTTCTTGCCGAAGCGGCCAGCCAAGAGCCGCAAAGCGAGAACGGGAGGATGCGGCATGGTCCTGACGCTGGCGCTGCTTGCCGGGCTGATTGCAGCCTGGCTGATGATCGCGGTGGTGGAGAAAATCCGGCTTGGGCTGCGATTTGCCCAGGCGTTGCTCTATGTGCCGTTCAAGCTCGCCTACCGGATCGCCGACGATCGCATCAAGATCGCTCGCAATGCCCAAGCCCCGGTCATCTACGTCATCTCGCATCAGTCGCGCATCGAACCGGCGCTGATGCTGTCACTGTTGCCGGAAGACACGCTGCATATTCTCGACGACGCCTCGGCCAGATCGCCCTGGCTGGAGCCGTGGCGCGAGCTTGGCCGCACCATCGCCTTCAACGCCGAACATGTCTTCGTCAGCCGCCGGCTGGTGCGTGTCTTGAAGGGCAAGGGCCGGCTTGCCGTCTATTTGCCCGATGCGGTCGAGCCGGATGTGAAGTCCTTCCGCCTGTTTCGCGCCATCACCCGCATCGCCATGCAGGCCGACGCCCGCATCGTGCCGATCTTCGTCGGCGGTGCGCGTTACCTGCCGGTATCGCTGACGCCAGCCGCGATCGCGCCGCGCCACTGGTTTCCGTGCCTGTCGATCAGCGTGCTGGAGCCGATGACCATCGCCGAGTTGGTGGCACGAAACCCCGACCAGGCGTCGAACACCAATGCGCTGTTCGATCGTTTCGCCGAGGCCCGGTTTGCCGCCACCGATCTCGAGCGCGGCCTCTTTGTCGCCATGCGCGACGCCGCTGACCGCGTCGGTGCCTCGCACCCGATCATCGAGGACGTCATAAGCGGCGCGCTGAGCTACAGAAAACTGTTCATTGGCGGCCGGGTTCTGGGTCGACGTTTCGAGGCCGTCACGGCGCCGGGCGAAGCTGTCGGAGTGCTCCTGCCCAACGCCAACGGCGTCGTGCTGACGCTGCTAGGCTTGCTGTCGGGCGGGCGCGTGTCAGCCATGATCAACTACACGGCGGGGCCAGCAAGCGTCACCGCTGCCGTCCGCACGGCGGTCATCCGTACCGTGGTCTCCTCTCGCGCCTTCGTCGAGAAGGCCGATCTCGCCGACATTGTCACGGCCGTCGAAACAGGCGGCGCAAGGCTGCTGTGGCTGGAGGATTTGCGCGAAAGCGTGACGCCACTGGAAAAACTCACGGCAGCCGTGCTGTGGCGCTGGCCACTGCAGCCGCAGAACGCGGCCAAGCCTGCTGTGATCCTGTTCACCTCCGGTTCGGAAGGCACGCCCAAGGCGGTAGTGCTGTCGCACAAGAACCTTCTCGCCAACGCCATGCAGGCCGAGGCCCGGATCACCATCTCGCCGGCCGACATCCTGCTCAACGTGCTGCCGGTGTTCCACTCGTTCGGGCTGACGGGCGGCACCATCCTGCCATTGGTCACCGGGGTGAAACTGTTCCTCTACCCGTCGCCGCTGCACTACAAGATCATCCCCGAGATCGCCCGCAAAGTCAGGCCGACGATCATGTTCGGCACCGACACCTTCCTGGCCAATTATGCGCGCACCGCCAAGGATGGCGATTTCTCGAGCCTGCGTTTCGTTGTTGCCGGTGCCGAGGCGGTGAAACCCGAAACCCGCCGCGTCTATCGCGACCGCTTCCAGGCCGAAATCATCGAAGGTTTTGGCCTGACGGAAGCCGCACCCGTCGTCGCCGTCAACACCGCGATCCATGGCCGCGACGGTACGGTTGGCCGGCTTCTGCCGGCGATGCGCATGAAACTCGAACCGGTCGAAGGCATCAGCGACGCCGGGCAATTGTGGCTCGATGGCCCGAACCTGATGATGGGCTATATGACCGCCGATCGCCCCGGCGAATTGCAGCCGCTGACCGGCTGGCACGATACGGGAGACATCGTTGCCGTCGATCGCGAAGGCTTCATCACCATTCGTGGCCGGGCCAAGCGGTTCGCCAAGATCGCCGGCGAGATGGTGTCGCTGGGTGCGGTCGAGATGCTGGTGCAGTCGCTATGGCCAGAACAGCGCCACGCAGCGGTGGCGGTGCCGGACAAGAGGCGCGGCGAGCGCATTGTGCTGGTCACCACCGCCGAGGACGCCGACCCGGAAGAATTGCGCAAGTTCGGCAGGCAGGCGGGCGCAGCCGAGCTGATGGTGCCCAACGACATCGTCAAGGTTCGGGAAATTCCGGTGCTGGGTTCGGGCAAGACCGACTATGTCTCGACCCGCAAGCTGGCGCTCGACAAGCTTGGAGTTGCTGCTTAGCTATCAGCCAGTTCAGCCAATATCCGAGGGAGGAACCTTTTCGCCCTCCAGCTTGGCGCGCTTCGAATAGGAGAGCACGCTGAACGGCAAGAAGACCAGGTAGCCGGCGACCGATGCCGTCAGCGTATACCAGGGATAGGTCATCAACAGCAGAATGTAGAGGACGACGCCGAGGATGATCGGCAGCACCTTGTCGCCGGGTATCTTGAAGCTCTTGCCGGAATAGACCGGCAGCCGGCTGACCAGCAGGAAGGCGACCAGTATCGTGAAGCCCGTGGCGACAAAGGCTGTCAACCGGGTTGGTTCGACGCCGAGCCGCAGGAATGAAAGATAGAGCGGCAGCATCACCAGCACGGCGCCCGCAGGCGCCGGCACGCCGACGAAATATTCGCTCTGCCATGACGGGCGATCGATTTCCTCGTCCAGCACATTGAAGCGTGCGAGCCTCAACCCGCAGGCAATTGCGAACAGGAGCGCGGCGATCCAGCCCGGCGAGCCGGCCTGGTCGAGCATGAAGGCATAAAGCACCAAGGCGGGCGCCACGCCGAAATTGACGATGTCGGCCAGGGAATCCATCTGCGCGCCGAATTTCGAGGTCGCCTTCAGCATCCGCGCCAGACGCCCGTCGATGCCGTCGAGAAAGGCGGCGAGCAGCACCATCACCACCGCGGTCTCGAAACGGCCTTCGAAACCGAAGCGGATGCCGGACAGGCCGGCACAGATGGCAAGCACGGTGACGAGGTTCGGCAGCACCATGCGCATCGGGATTTCACGGATGCGCGGGCCGCCGCTGCCATGCGCCTCGAATTTCTTGAACGGCGCGCCCACGGTCAGGAAATCCGTACGAGGGGTGTTCCGGCAATGCCGCCGAATTCGGCCAGCACGGTCTCGCCGCCAACGGCCGTCTGGCCAACGGCAACGCGCGGCGTGGCGGTCAAGGGCAGGAACACGTCGACGCGCGAACCGAAGCGGATCAGGCCGAAACGCTCGCCGATGGCGATCGTGCCGCCGGTCTCGGCCCAACAGACGATGCGCCGCGCCACCAGGCCGGCGATCTGCACGGCGGCGACAACGCCGTTCGGGCTCTCGATGACCAGACCATTGCGCTCGTTCTCAGTGCTTGCCTTATCGAGCTCGGCATTGAGGAATTTTCCTGGCCGATGCTCGATTTTGGAGATGCGGCCACGCACCGGCGCGCGGTTCACATGACAGGAAAAGACGTTCATGAACACCGAGATGCGGGTCATCTCGCCATTGCCGAGGCCAAGCTCGCGCGGCGGCACAGCCGGTCCAACCGCCGAGATGATACCGTCGGCGGGGCTCACCACCAGACGATCGTCGACCGGCGTGACGCGTTCCGGATCACGGAAGAAATAGACACACCATGCCGTCAGGATCAGGCCGATCCAGAACAGGATGGACGAGAAATAGCCAAGAAAGAGCGTTGCCGCGCCGAAGGCGGCGATGAACGGATAGCCCTCGCGATGGATCGGAACGAACGCATTCTTGATCGTGTCAACGAGGCTCATCGGTTGAAAACAGGCTCCATTTCAGGTCCGGCCTGTCTATCGGAAACGTCCCACCGCCGCAACGCGACAATCAGACTGGCAAGAGCAGGAGCCATGCGCCCAGCGCATGCGCTGCGTGGTAGGGAAAAGCGGTCATCCGCGGGCCTGGCTAGAAACCGGGAATCCGCTGGTAGTTGGCGATGTCCGCACGGACGCCCAGCCGAGTGAGCGTTTCCTGAGGGTTGAAACCGACAAGCGCCTGCGCCGCCTTGACGATTGGCACGACGTTGTCGACGGCCGCCTGGTTTTCCCACTCGACAATTGTGACGAGATTGAACTCGCCCGGGCCCGAGAATTGCTCAAGCAGAAAATCCTGCACGAACCCATCTTGCAGGCGCAGCAATTCATGCGTCGCCCTGACCTTGCGGAGTATCTCCTCGCGGGCCTCGGCTGGGACGACGAACTTGTCCACCCTGAACACGCTGATATTGCCAAGCTGTTGATTTAGCAGATCCATTTTTCACACCTCCGATTGCGAGCGGATGCCCTTGGCACCTTCGATCGGAGGTCTACGATCTCAACTTAAGTTGAGGTCAAGCGGAAAAACCACTGCCTTTCCGCGCCTTCAATTCACCTCGGATGTGCGACGGCGAACAATGACACCCAGTTCGTCGCCCTCACGCGCGATGCGCAGCCGCTCCTCGGCTTCGGTCGCCTCGCGCTGGCGATCCCACATAGAGGCGTAGAGGCCGTGCTTGCGCATCAGGTCGGCATGGGTGCCACGCTCCGCGATCTGGCCGTCCTGCAAAACGATGATCTCGTCGGCGGA
The nucleotide sequence above comes from Mesorhizobium shangrilense. Encoded proteins:
- a CDS encoding cytochrome c oxidase subunit 3, with the translated sequence MSAIVIFLAAIAAIVGWWLSRQRLMSKPWLEAGPVTAFPETEASLMHPAKIGLGVFLAVVGALFALLISAYFMRMVYADWQAAPVPRILWLNTAMLVLASMALQGAVSAAHKGRLDNLRLALLTGALTSVAFLGGQLLAWRDFAAEGYFATENPAASFFYLLTAMHGLHIIGGLVALGRVNVRAWQRVRSERLILSTELCAMYWHVLLVVWLVLFSVLMGWAADLIDICRGLLT
- a CDS encoding cbb3-type cytochrome c oxidase subunit I, whose product is MVDITPHGAGLIPAAEVAEVELYHPHSWWTKYVFSQDAKVIAIQYAGTATAIGLVALVLSWLMRLKLGFPDTFTSITPEIYYQFMTMHGMIMVIYLLTALFLGGFGNYLIPLMVGARDMVFPYVNMLSYWIYLLAVLVLVGSFFAPGGPTGAGWTLYPPQAITSGTPGGQDWGIILMLVSLILFIIGFTMGGLNYVVTVLQGRTRGMTLMRLPLTVWGIFTATVMALLAFPALFVACVMMLFDRVIGSSFFMPAIVEMGTTPLPHDGGSPIMFQHLFWFFGHPEVYIVALPAFGIVSDLISTHARKNIFGYRMMVWAIISIGALSFVVWAHHMYVSGMHPYFGFFFATTTLIIAIPTAIKVYNWVLTLWRGDIHLTIPMLFALAFIVTFVNGGLTGLFLGNVVVDVPLAQTMFVVAHFHMVMGVAPILVVFGAIYHWYPKVTGRMLNEAMGRFHFWVTFLGAYMIFFPMHYVGLVGVPRRYPEIGDTAFVPPSVHTLNEFITIAALTVGFAQMVFLFNLLWSIRHGRPAGDNPWRATTLEWQTAGTPPPHGNFGKELPVVYRWAYDYSVPGAPEDFIPQNDPNPLTRGGST
- a CDS encoding cytochrome c oxidase subunit II, with amino-acid sequence MAIALVLVLIVVGSVLFHVLSPWWSTPIASNWGYIDSTLVITFWITGTVFSAVVLFMAYCVYRFRHKEGQKAAYEPESRKLESWLTVVTAAGVAALLAPGLFVWSQFVTVPKDATEVEVFAQQWQWSFRLPGADGKLGTSNAKLISPDNPLGINPQDRNGQDDVVVVAADLHLQVGKPVKMLLRSIDVIHDFYVPEFRAKMDMVPGTVTYFWFTPTRTGTFEVLCSQLCGVGHAFMRGVVKVDTEQDYLAWLQQQSTFAQLSAPAKTGALVEPAKAKAD
- a CDS encoding OsmC family protein, which translates into the protein MDATGLKAMQAPLKEAYRDDAERALVTLRARGSIDDQSIACKVETGRALAVAGLHPATGGSGLELCSGDMLLEALVACAGVTLKAVATALEFKLGAATVEAEGDLDFRGTLGVARDAPVGFRAIRLKFGLDTNEPQERIDALLKLTERYCVVFQTINQKPELTVSAKR
- a CDS encoding DMT family transporter, whose product is MADIAILETRERVLAGILFTGAAYFLFSTQDASIKLLVVGMTVWQIMFFRSITILVGCAAIGGRRLFEDTVRSSVLRPMFLRSVFTLAAWICFYNAAKTMQLAELTTIYYAAPIIITVLSVVMLGEKVPALRWLAVFIGFAGVFVACDPTRLGLSMPVLLVLAAAILWAIAIILMRKTSLAERTMIQLVLNNTFFLAFSAVPTFFLWQAMTWDQLLLLIAVGALGGIAQYLLFEGMKRAPVSILAPLEYTSLIWSFALGFAIWGDVPRPEVFIGAAIIVSAGLVIVANERFRKWA
- a CDS encoding DMT family transporter; its protein translation is MQGNSSPSTEQTLGIILVSASAAVFALTGVLTKSIRADPLTIICWRGFVGSILITLYVLWRRQRSGGQESLRLGWRGWLLAVEGALASIAFICAFKFTFVANVAIIYATAPFVTALLAFALVRERFRPQTMIAAAVSLCGVAIMVWSGFGTGNLFGDFLALLMTIGSALYMIMVRAFRETPVVWAGAVSAFLLFVLGWFVTDPLAVSPRDAVLLVTFGASFALSSILWTEGARLIPAPESGLLGSAEVPFAILFAFLFLAEIPPAASIIGGAIVLCAVFAHAGRDWLMARQQRATVSV
- a CDS encoding LysR substrate-binding domain-containing protein — encoded protein: MQLFDPDLLRTFLAFVDGGSLAQAASMVGRTPSAVTAQMQRLEEIVGEPLLMPQGRGRGLTPAGEDLVGHARRILSVHSEAWLALKGARADGRLAIGTTQDFADSGLPNLLRAFAVSHPRVRIELRVGRSVELAQALQSGLLDLTIAMRQFPTPDEVGVLREPMVWLCSQKGLVSRQDEVPLALLDPHCGFRDAAIATLDAAGRHYRIAATSASLAGLRTAVNAGIALTLRTARFAYSGIVRAPRDLGLPPVPIAEFAIRLRGEAQSPARDLAALISGNLASSGGFG
- a CDS encoding tautomerase family protein, producing the protein MPIINISVTGKPDAALSARIAKEVTGITATQLRKDPTITAVAISYVDPQHWFAGGKSLARHGANTFWLDIKVVDGTNTKLELEAYLEAIFAAFSHLLGTVHEESYAFVHEVPAAAYGYGGKTQEFRFISGRLKAA